One region of Pongo pygmaeus isolate AG05252 chromosome 21, NHGRI_mPonPyg2-v2.0_pri, whole genome shotgun sequence genomic DNA includes:
- the WFDC5 gene encoding WAP four-disulfide core domain protein 5 isoform X3: protein MRIQSLLLLGALLAVGSQLPAVFGRKKGEKSGGCPPDDGPCLLSVPDQCVEDSQCPLTRKCCYRACFRQCVPRVSVKLGSCPEDQLRCLSPMNHLCHKDSDCSGKKRCCHSACGRDCRDPARGMVPGCPGQASSVLGSVALHLSWGPTERVYDGRPGALPAGQHYLYQRWFQPSDKHWPADTSLQPIHPWFLLLGVKVHSLSSEEGLCITPVPCTTAIRASHPS, encoded by the exons ATGAGGATCcagagcctcctcctcctgggggCCCTCCTGGCTGTGGGGAGTCAGCTGCCTGCTGTCTTTGGCAGGAAGAAGGGAG AGAAATCGGGGGGCTGCCCGCCAGATGATGGGCCCTGCCTCCTATCGGTGCCTGACCAGTGCGTGGAAGACAGCCAGTGTCCCTTGACCAGGAAGTGCTGCTACAGAGCTTGCTTCCGCCAGTGCGTCCCCAGGGTCTCTG TGAAGCTGGGCAGCTGCCCAGAGGACCAACTGCGCTGCCTCAGCCCCATGAACCACCTTTGTCACAAGGACTCAGACTGCTCGGGCAAAAAGCGATGCTGCCACAGCGCCTGCGGCCGGGATTGCCGAGATCCTGCCAGAGGTATGGTTCCTGGGTGCCCAGGGCAG GCTAGTTCTGTTTTAGGATCCGTGGCTCTGCACCTAAGCTGGGGACCAACGGAAAGAGTTTACGATGGGAGGCCTGGGGCCCTGCCCGCTGGACAGCACTATCTCTACCAGCGGTGGTTCCAGCCTTCTGATAAACACTGGCCTGCTGACACTTCCCTGCAACCCATCCACCCCTGGTTTCTCCTCCTGGGAGTCAAAGTCCATAGCCTGAGCTCAGAGGAAGGCCTCTGTATCACCCCAGTACCCTGCACCACTGCCATACGAGCTTCCCACCCTTCCTAA
- the WFDC5 gene encoding WAP four-disulfide core domain protein 5 isoform X2 → MRIQSLLLLGALLAVGSQLPAVFGRKKGEKSGGCPPDDGPCLLSVPDQCVEDSQCPLTRKCCYRACFRHEAGQLPRGPTALPQPHEPPLSQGLRLLGQKAMLPQRLRPGLPRSCQRLVLF, encoded by the exons ATGAGGATCcagagcctcctcctcctgggggCCCTCCTGGCTGTGGGGAGTCAGCTGCCTGCTGTCTTTGGCAGGAAGAAGGGAG AGAAATCGGGGGGCTGCCCGCCAGATGATGGGCCCTGCCTCCTATCGGTGCCTGACCAGTGCGTGGAAGACAGCCAGTGTCCCTTGACCAGGAAGTGCTGCTACAGAGCTTGCTTCCGCCA TGAAGCTGGGCAGCTGCCCAGAGGACCAACTGCGCTGCCTCAGCCCCATGAACCACCTTTGTCACAAGGACTCAGACTGCTCGGGCAAAAAGCGATGCTGCCACAGCGCCTGCGGCCGGGATTGCCGAGATCCTGCCAGAG GCTAGTTCTGTTTTAG
- the WFDC5 gene encoding WAP four-disulfide core domain protein 5 isoform X1 — translation MRIQSLLLLGALLAVGSQLPAVFGRKKGEKSGGCPPDDGPCLLSVPDQCVEDSQCPLTRKCCYRACFRQCVPRVSVKLGSCPEDQLRCLSPMNHLCHKDSDCSGKKRCCHSACGRDCRDPARG, via the exons ATGAGGATCcagagcctcctcctcctgggggCCCTCCTGGCTGTGGGGAGTCAGCTGCCTGCTGTCTTTGGCAGGAAGAAGGGAG AGAAATCGGGGGGCTGCCCGCCAGATGATGGGCCCTGCCTCCTATCGGTGCCTGACCAGTGCGTGGAAGACAGCCAGTGTCCCTTGACCAGGAAGTGCTGCTACAGAGCTTGCTTCCGCCAGTGCGTCCCCAGGGTCTCTG TGAAGCTGGGCAGCTGCCCAGAGGACCAACTGCGCTGCCTCAGCCCCATGAACCACCTTTGTCACAAGGACTCAGACTGCTCGGGCAAAAAGCGATGCTGCCACAGCGCCTGCGGCCGGGATTGCCGAGATCCTGCCAGAG GCTAG
- the WFDC12 gene encoding WAP four-disulfide core domain protein 12 isoform X2 has protein sequence MVSLALVTLVAVEGVKKEKAGVCPADNVRCFKSDPPQCHTDQDCLGERKCCYLHCGFKCVIPVKELEEGGNKDEDASRPCPEPGWEAKSPGYSSTGCPQK, from the exons ATGGTGTCTCTCGCTCTTGTGACCCTGGTGGCTGTGGAGGGAGTTAAAAAGG AGAAAGCAGGGGTTTGCCCCGCTGACAACGTACGCTGCTTCAAGTCCGATCCTCCCCAGTGTCACACAGACCAGGACTGTCTGGGGGAAAGGAAGTGTTGTTACCTGCACTGTGGCTTCAAGTGCGTGATTCCTGTGAAGGAACTGGAAGAAG GAGGAAACAAGGATGAAGACGCGTCAAGGCCATGCCCAGAGCCAGGATGGGAGGCCAAATCTCCAGGCTACTCCTCTACCGGGTGTCCTCAGAAATGA
- the WFDC12 gene encoding WAP four-disulfide core domain protein 12 isoform X1, producing the protein MGSSSFLVLMVSLALVTLVAVEGVKKGIEKAGVCPADNVRCFKSDPPQCHTDQDCLGERKCCYLHCGFKCVIPVKELEEGGNKDEDASRPCPEPGWEAKSPGYSSTGCPQK; encoded by the exons ATGGGGTCCAGTAGCTTCTTGGTCCTCATGGTGTCTCTCGCTCTTGTGACCCTGGTGGCTGTGGAGGGAGTTAAAAAGG GTATAGAGAAAGCAGGGGTTTGCCCCGCTGACAACGTACGCTGCTTCAAGTCCGATCCTCCCCAGTGTCACACAGACCAGGACTGTCTGGGGGAAAGGAAGTGTTGTTACCTGCACTGTGGCTTCAAGTGCGTGATTCCTGTGAAGGAACTGGAAGAAG GAGGAAACAAGGATGAAGACGCGTCAAGGCCATGCCCAGAGCCAGGATGGGAGGCCAAATCTCCAGGCTACTCCTCTACCGGGTGTCCTCAGAAATGA